The Pseudanabaena galeata CCNP1313 genome includes a region encoding these proteins:
- a CDS encoding cache domain-containing protein produces MGAFSRNNAMSDRQSSPNPSKSRKLPLKFILIGQFVILIVGISGLMAWLSWQSEQKMIANLVGKLQNEVSDRIKQKLSSYLETPHLINKINADAVRQGTLKTQGKASEIYLWQQIQNFPTVSWIYYGGEKAGGFVGITRLDKQQNPTQSFQLAINVGGFRRYYYNLDAQGNRRELRGKSEFYDARQRPWYQAALQTDQPIWSPIYQDSTLPEQVITASLPVYNADGKRIGVLGADLSLGDISQFLDGLQIGKSGEAFILEPSGLLVASSNGEKPYEPSSDPQKLQRLPVKNIKQPMIRDAVGYLEKQIGSLDNISSEQNFKFSTEGKNIFFKVLPYRDERGINWLIAVVMPESDFMEQIDIKRQNTILLVCLSLAGAIALGVLTTQYINKSLRRLTLASQALANGELDREVPSAAITELNILSQSFNQMATQLKQSFAEFGKINENLELRIQDRVKELQESENKFRNLVSNFSGLVYRCNCDRDWSMEFIGGAVTELTGYLAEEFIANQVRSWTSIIHPEDRETVKRVINESLTCHEPFILEYRIIDSQGTIRWLYEKGQGIFTEEDQLLWIDGAIFDISDRKQVESELLERVHLSILMAEVGSASTQLNTLEEVLQAFVESLWRHMNISFVQIWTINAFGDDLNLQVSTGNYNKSDSDRLSNLIKRERIWSVTQGRFQPLLTDQIVADLSESDRLWLQEQGIVSLVGHPLIVKGKVIGVILMISQFHLDMDVQNIDLIANAIAIGIDHKQSEERLRVTNAEMKALFAAMDEVILVRDRMGRVLKIPQTRRQSVFLDDSKVIGRLPSELFSPEQASLFSGYIQHVLETQQALNVEYLLSLTDQPIWWNASISPIDTETVVWVARDITESKKVEQQLNQAKQAAEAASKAKGQFLASMSHELRTPLNAILGFAQLMVRDTSLKDNHRSYLKIIHDSGEHLLELINDVLDMSKIESGRITLNITSFDLYHLLDTLEKMFRLKVNDKSLQLLFRRSSQVPQWINTDEGKLRQILINLLSNAIKFTNQGSIILSIDIESNSKLESLIQEKTPTILKFTVEDTGEGIPANYLGKIFEAFEQTELGKRTAEGTGLGLPISLKFAQFMGGEITVSSQLGEGSIFRVYLPVNVSASPLPLRQTSDRYIIGLAPHQPEYRLLVVEDRWESRHLLVKILEAVGFKVREAENGAEAIAIWEEWQPHLIWMDMRMPVMDGYEATRQIKTYLKGQATVIIALTASALEEEKAIILSAGCDDFVRKPFREALIFDKLAEYLGVTYLYEDESNRQITDRDTDDLETLAANLKIYLSQMPDSWIRQLHQAATLADNDLISELLKSIPESNTVLIHSLISLVDNFCYNQIMDSSLQAFNK; encoded by the coding sequence ATGGGAGCTTTCAGTAGAAATAATGCAATGAGCGATCGCCAATCATCTCCTAATCCTTCTAAATCCCGAAAATTACCACTTAAATTCATTCTGATTGGTCAGTTTGTGATCTTGATCGTTGGTATATCAGGATTAATGGCATGGTTATCTTGGCAAAGTGAGCAGAAGATGATCGCCAACTTAGTCGGAAAACTACAAAATGAAGTTAGCGATCGCATCAAGCAAAAGCTCTCTTCTTATCTGGAGACTCCCCACCTAATCAATAAAATTAATGCCGATGCAGTGCGGCAAGGAACATTAAAAACCCAAGGCAAAGCTAGTGAGATTTATCTCTGGCAACAGATTCAAAATTTTCCTACGGTTTCTTGGATCTATTATGGAGGTGAAAAGGCAGGAGGATTTGTGGGAATTACTCGCCTAGACAAACAGCAAAATCCCACGCAGTCTTTCCAATTAGCGATCAATGTTGGCGGATTTCGGCGTTACTATTACAACCTAGACGCACAGGGAAATCGTCGTGAACTTAGGGGGAAGTCAGAGTTCTATGATGCCCGTCAACGCCCTTGGTATCAAGCTGCTTTGCAAACAGATCAGCCTATTTGGAGTCCAATTTATCAAGATTCCACTTTGCCTGAGCAAGTGATTACAGCGAGTCTACCTGTATATAATGCTGATGGAAAGAGAATAGGTGTCTTAGGAGCGGATCTGTCTCTAGGAGATATTAGCCAGTTTTTAGATGGATTACAAATTGGCAAGTCGGGAGAAGCATTTATTCTAGAACCTTCAGGATTATTGGTAGCTAGCTCGAATGGAGAAAAGCCCTATGAACCTAGCAGTGATCCACAAAAATTACAGAGATTGCCTGTTAAGAATATTAAGCAACCAATGATTCGAGATGCGGTGGGGTATCTAGAGAAACAAATTGGAAGCTTAGATAACATCAGCTCTGAACAGAATTTTAAGTTTTCTACTGAGGGGAAAAATATTTTTTTTAAGGTGTTACCCTACCGAGATGAGCGCGGGATTAACTGGTTAATTGCCGTGGTAATGCCCGAATCTGACTTTATGGAACAAATTGATATCAAGCGACAAAACACAATTTTGCTCGTTTGTCTATCACTAGCGGGTGCGATCGCTTTAGGTGTTTTGACGACTCAATATATTAATAAATCATTACGCCGTTTAACTTTGGCAAGCCAAGCCTTGGCAAATGGAGAATTAGATCGAGAAGTTCCCTCAGCAGCCATTACTGAATTGAATATTCTCTCGCAATCCTTTAATCAAATGGCGACACAGTTAAAACAGTCTTTTGCGGAGTTTGGCAAGATTAATGAAAACTTGGAATTGCGAATTCAAGATAGAGTAAAAGAATTACAGGAATCTGAAAATAAGTTTAGAAATTTAGTGTCCAATTTTTCAGGGCTTGTCTATCGTTGTAATTGCGATCGCGATTGGTCTATGGAATTCATTGGCGGTGCAGTTACAGAGCTAACAGGCTATCTTGCGGAAGAATTCATTGCTAATCAAGTTCGTAGTTGGACAAGTATTATTCATCCTGAAGATCGAGAAACTGTAAAAAGAGTTATCAATGAAAGTCTAACTTGTCACGAACCCTTTATTTTAGAATATCGAATTATTGATTCTCAAGGTACTATTCGCTGGCTATATGAAAAAGGTCAGGGAATATTTACAGAAGAGGATCAATTGTTGTGGATTGATGGTGCGATTTTTGATATTAGCGATCGCAAACAAGTCGAATCAGAGCTTTTAGAACGTGTGCATTTATCAATTTTGATGGCTGAAGTTGGCTCTGCATCTACACAGCTAAATACCTTAGAAGAAGTTCTCCAAGCCTTTGTCGAATCCCTATGGCGACATATGAACATCTCTTTTGTGCAGATCTGGACAATCAATGCTTTTGGCGATGACTTAAATTTACAAGTCAGCACAGGAAACTATAACAAATCAGATAGCGATCGTCTCAGTAATCTCATCAAAAGAGAGCGGATATGGTCAGTTACTCAAGGAAGATTTCAGCCGCTTTTAACCGATCAAATTGTGGCAGATTTAAGCGAATCCGATCGATTGTGGTTGCAAGAGCAAGGAATTGTTTCGTTGGTAGGACATCCACTAATTGTCAAAGGCAAAGTCATCGGAGTGATCCTGATGATTTCTCAGTTTCACTTAGACATGGATGTCCAGAATATCGACTTGATCGCCAATGCGATCGCCATAGGTATTGATCATAAACAATCAGAAGAGCGATTGAGAGTGACCAATGCCGAAATGAAAGCTTTATTTGCGGCGATGGATGAAGTGATCTTAGTCCGCGATCGCATGGGACGCGTACTCAAAATCCCTCAAACCCGCAGACAATCAGTTTTTCTAGATGATAGTAAGGTAATAGGCAGACTCCCTTCAGAATTATTTTCCCCTGAGCAAGCTAGCCTCTTCTCTGGTTATATACAGCATGTTTTAGAAACCCAACAAGCTCTAAATGTTGAGTATCTGCTCTCCCTCACCGATCAACCGATTTGGTGGAATGCCAGCATCTCTCCCATTGATACAGAGACCGTGGTTTGGGTCGCTCGCGATATTACAGAGAGCAAAAAAGTCGAACAACAACTCAACCAAGCAAAACAGGCTGCCGAGGCTGCTAGCAAAGCCAAAGGTCAATTTTTGGCAAGTATGAGCCATGAACTCCGAACACCGTTAAACGCGATTTTAGGATTTGCTCAATTAATGGTGCGTGACACATCACTCAAAGACAATCATCGCTCCTATCTCAAAATCATTCATGACAGTGGCGAACATCTACTGGAATTAATTAATGATGTTTTAGATATGTCAAAAATCGAATCAGGAAGGATTACGCTCAACATCACTAGCTTTGATCTGTATCATCTCCTCGATACCTTGGAAAAAATGTTTCGCCTTAAGGTTAATGATAAATCTCTACAACTGTTGTTTAGGCGATCGTCTCAAGTCCCGCAATGGATTAACACTGATGAAGGAAAACTGCGCCAAATCTTAATTAACTTGTTAAGTAATGCCATAAAATTCACTAATCAAGGCTCGATAATTCTATCTATTGATATAGAATCAAACTCCAAACTAGAATCTCTAATCCAAGAGAAAACTCCAACCATCTTAAAATTTACCGTAGAAGATACTGGTGAAGGTATTCCTGCCAATTATTTAGGGAAAATATTTGAAGCCTTTGAACAGACGGAGCTAGGCAAGAGAACTGCGGAAGGAACAGGGCTAGGTCTTCCCATCAGTCTTAAATTTGCCCAATTTATGGGTGGTGAGATTACGGTTAGTAGTCAGTTAGGTGAAGGCAGCATTTTTAGGGTTTATCTTCCAGTCAATGTGTCAGCATCTCCTTTACCGTTAAGGCAAACTAGCGATCGCTATATTATCGGTTTAGCCCCCCACCAGCCAGAATATCGGCTTCTAGTTGTAGAAGACCGATGGGAAAGTCGGCATTTACTAGTAAAAATACTAGAAGCAGTGGGCTTTAAAGTCCGCGAGGCTGAAAATGGGGCGGAGGCGATCGCCATTTGGGAGGAATGGCAACCACATCTAATCTGGATGGATATGCGAATGCCTGTGATGGACGGATATGAAGCCACACGCCAAATCAAAACCTATTTAAAAGGACAAGCCACCGTAATTATTGCCTTAACCGCCAGTGCCTTAGAAGAAGAAAAAGCCATTATCCTCTCCGCAGGTTGTGATGATTTTGTGCGTAAGCCTTTTCGAGAAGCACTAATTTTCGATAAATTAGCTGAGTATTTAGGTGTAACTTATTTATATGAAGATGAAAGCAATCGCCAAATTACGGATAGAGATACAGATGATCTAGAAACTTTAGCCGCAAACCTTAAAATTTATTTATCGCAAATGCCTGACAGTTGGATCAGGCAACTACATCAAGCAGCCACTCTCGCAGACAATGACTTAATTAGTGAACTGCTCAAATCTATACCAGAAAGTAATACAGTTTTAATTCATTCTTTAATCAGTCTTGTCGATAATTTTTGTTACAATCAAATCATGGATTCATCCCTGCAAGCTTTTAACAAATAG
- a CDS encoding EAL domain-containing response regulator, with protein MTRNYSGDILIVDDMPNNLRFLSTTLTEQGYKVRSVTEGLMALTVAEAAKPDLILLDIMMPNIDGYEVCQRLKANEQTCDIPVIFLSALDEVLDKVKAFNVGGVDYITKPFQLEEVLARIQTHLSLRFAQKEISQLNSELEQRVRQRTAQLEQEIAERLQVQERLLHLALHDVLTGLPNRTWFMKRLEQLLQQVNQQAGYRFAVLFLDCDRFQAVNDSLGHLVGDQLLVSISRRIELCLKPGTMLCRLGGDEFAILLQDTEKASDAIKVSNDILLELAAPFQIGDYQVFTNVSIGIAMGSDIYKQPEHILRDADTAMYRAKANGKACYQMFEQTMHSRALHNFQLESDLRHALERHELVAYYQPIINLVNNQIDSFEALVRWNHPEKGLIDPSKFIPIAEETGLVIAIDLFILQQSCQQLRSWRDEGIADTSLTMNVNLSVKHFMSFDLLEHIDRVLQETGIIGNSLRLEITESDIMENAEFAGKIISQLRDRQIKLSIDDFGTGYSSLSYLHRLPIDHLKIDRSFVMRIGKNGKNTEIIKAIIALAKSLDMFTIAEGVETQDQLDQIRELKCEFCQGYLFSRPVEASQARNLLIAGF; from the coding sequence ATGACTAGAAATTATAGTGGCGATATATTAATAGTCGATGATATGCCAAATAATTTGCGCTTTCTATCGACAACTTTGACCGAGCAAGGCTATAAAGTCCGTAGCGTCACTGAAGGGTTAATGGCGCTGACTGTTGCTGAAGCTGCCAAACCAGATTTGATTTTGCTAGATATTATGATGCCGAATATCGACGGCTATGAAGTTTGTCAGCGACTAAAAGCTAACGAGCAAACCTGTGATATTCCTGTGATTTTCTTAAGCGCTTTAGATGAAGTATTGGATAAGGTGAAAGCTTTTAATGTTGGTGGTGTGGACTACATTACTAAACCATTTCAACTAGAAGAAGTCTTAGCTCGAATTCAAACCCATTTAAGTTTAAGATTTGCTCAAAAAGAGATTAGCCAACTAAATTCCGAACTCGAACAGCGTGTACGACAGAGAACCGCCCAGTTAGAACAGGAAATAGCTGAGCGCTTGCAAGTCCAAGAGCGCCTATTACATCTAGCCCTGCATGATGTGCTAACAGGACTGCCCAATCGAACTTGGTTTATGAAGCGCTTGGAGCAGTTACTGCAACAGGTTAACCAACAGGCAGGCTACCGTTTTGCAGTTTTGTTCTTAGATTGCGATCGCTTTCAAGCGGTTAACGACTCTCTAGGACACTTAGTTGGCGATCAGTTATTAGTATCGATCTCCAGAAGAATTGAACTTTGTTTAAAACCGGGGACAATGCTTTGTCGTTTGGGGGGAGATGAGTTTGCCATCCTGTTGCAAGATACCGAAAAGGCTTCTGATGCCATCAAAGTCTCTAATGACATCCTGCTTGAATTAGCAGCACCCTTTCAAATTGGAGACTATCAAGTATTTACGAATGTCAGTATTGGCATTGCCATGGGTAGTGATATTTATAAACAACCCGAACATATTTTGCGTGATGCAGATACAGCTATGTATCGGGCTAAGGCAAATGGTAAAGCTTGCTATCAAATGTTTGAGCAAACTATGCATAGCCGCGCACTGCATAACTTTCAGTTAGAGTCCGATCTCAGACATGCCTTAGAACGTCATGAATTGGTGGCTTATTATCAGCCGATTATTAATTTAGTTAATAACCAAATAGATTCTTTTGAAGCCTTAGTACGTTGGAATCATCCAGAAAAGGGACTAATTGATCCCAGCAAGTTTATCCCAATCGCTGAAGAAACAGGGCTAGTAATCGCGATCGACTTATTTATTCTGCAACAATCCTGTCAGCAGCTACGTAGCTGGCGAGATGAAGGTATTGCCGACACGTCCTTAACGATGAATGTTAATCTGTCTGTGAAACATTTTATGAGTTTTGATTTGCTGGAGCATATTGATCGTGTTCTTCAGGAAACAGGAATTATAGGAAATTCTTTAAGGCTAGAAATCACCGAAAGCGACATTATGGAGAATGCTGAATTTGCTGGCAAAATTATCTCCCAACTACGCGATCGGCAGATTAAATTGAGCATTGATGATTTTGGTACGGGTTATTCTTCATTGAGTTATCTGCATCGACTCCCCATTGATCATCTCAAAATTGATCGCTCCTTTGTGATGAGAATTGGCAAAAATGGCAAAAATACAGAGATCATTAAGGCGATTATTGCATTGGCGAAGAGTTTGGACATGTTTACGATCGCTGAAGGTGTAGAAACTCAAGATCAACTCGATCAGATCCGCGAATTAAAGTGTGAGTTTTGCCAAGGATATTTATTCTCTAGACCCGTTGAAGCATCTCAAGCTAGAAATTTATTGATTGCAGGTTTTTAA
- a CDS encoding FHA domain-containing protein yields the protein MQISVQLSWLEITTSQPQSLQLDLPIAIGKDETSLPENLDGNQVSQLILGDRSVSRYHALLIFEQGNVVVIDQNSTNGILVNGILVGRGMELRKVLATGDRLTIGRYEIVIAFDGSALGKTVITGSPNNTIQLSSAPPTILFNPETGLPHANITQPSVAGSSNFPPDFFQLPVVEVQSLHRTGLPVHETTYGAIGGGLGSYIWVDYLRIFGVAADQIVALGLEPQPYARYKRLCLNSQIPLYERLRSNSDSCPDNIWGFPSYAWREAWHDFTRGKINQACQYLWQVFAEPDLAETYTPRSGNVFDSIDREVRRIGWDQIYRYGRVRSLRKTNDGRYAIAYSLGQGYHAFLVAKYLHLAMGYAAIQFLPDLQAYRSQTEDFRAVVNGYEEHEHIYQHLESHGGTVLIRGRGIVASRIVQRIHEVRQRSPQQKINLLHLMRSPKAQGNSYGHTQRPVENHYEFQPFNWPKACWGGDLRAVLEEADPQTRQTLLKDWGGTTTADRRDWKQIVQTGLNEGWYQITFGAVEKVEQLPDRRTATYIRPHQMEGVLQLTADFIIDATGLDAKVQTNPIYADLLDCYQIPINALGRLNVTNDFEIAEFRNDDGRVYASGAATLGNSYAAVDSFLGLQFAALRSVDSLVSARAPQLHNLNGWRSFVQWVKWVKNQSP from the coding sequence ATGCAGATCTCTGTTCAATTAAGTTGGTTAGAAATAACCACCAGTCAGCCGCAATCTTTGCAATTGGATTTACCGATCGCCATTGGTAAAGACGAAACTTCATTGCCAGAGAATCTAGATGGAAATCAAGTATCACAGTTGATATTGGGCGATCGCTCAGTGTCTCGATACCATGCTTTGCTAATTTTTGAGCAGGGAAATGTAGTAGTTATCGATCAAAATAGTACTAATGGAATCTTAGTTAATGGGATTTTAGTTGGGCGGGGAATGGAACTTCGCAAGGTGCTAGCCACTGGTGATCGCCTCACGATTGGACGATATGAAATAGTGATCGCCTTTGATGGGTCGGCTTTAGGTAAAACGGTGATTACTGGATCACCCAATAACACCATTCAGCTATCATCTGCTCCGCCCACAATTTTATTTAATCCCGAAACAGGTTTACCCCACGCGAATATCACTCAGCCTAGTGTAGCTGGTTCGTCAAATTTCCCGCCCGACTTCTTTCAATTGCCAGTCGTGGAAGTGCAGTCGCTACATCGAACAGGGCTGCCTGTGCATGAAACAACTTACGGAGCGATCGGAGGAGGATTGGGAAGTTATATTTGGGTGGATTATCTACGGATTTTTGGGGTGGCGGCTGATCAAATTGTGGCGTTAGGTTTGGAGCCTCAACCCTATGCGCGGTATAAACGGCTCTGTCTCAATTCACAGATTCCTTTATATGAGAGGTTGCGCTCTAATTCTGATTCTTGTCCAGATAATATTTGGGGATTTCCTAGTTATGCATGGCGTGAGGCTTGGCATGATTTCACTCGTGGCAAGATTAATCAGGCTTGCCAATATCTTTGGCAGGTGTTTGCGGAACCTGATTTAGCGGAAACCTATACACCGAGATCTGGAAATGTGTTTGACTCCATCGATCGCGAGGTTCGTCGAATTGGTTGGGATCAGATTTATCGTTATGGGCGAGTGCGATCGCTACGGAAAACCAATGATGGACGCTATGCGATCGCCTATTCGCTTGGGCAGGGTTATCATGCTTTTTTAGTTGCCAAATATCTACATCTAGCGATGGGTTATGCAGCTATTCAGTTCTTGCCAGATTTGCAAGCCTATCGTAGCCAGACAGAAGACTTTCGCGCCGTGGTCAATGGCTATGAGGAGCATGAACATATTTATCAACATCTAGAAAGTCATGGCGGGACTGTATTAATCCGTGGACGTGGCATTGTTGCCTCGCGGATCGTGCAGCGTATTCATGAAGTGCGTCAGCGATCGCCACAGCAAAAAATTAATCTCTTGCACCTGATGCGATCGCCGAAAGCGCAAGGCAATAGTTACGGTCATACTCAACGTCCCGTCGAAAACCATTACGAATTTCAGCCATTTAACTGGCCCAAGGCTTGTTGGGGTGGAGATTTACGCGCTGTTCTTGAAGAGGCTGATCCGCAGACTCGACAAACTTTGCTCAAGGATTGGGGCGGCACAACTACAGCTGATCGCCGTGACTGGAAACAGATTGTGCAAACTGGCTTAAATGAAGGTTGGTATCAAATTACCTTTGGGGCTGTCGAAAAGGTGGAACAACTCCCAGATCGGCGCACTGCTACCTATATCCGTCCGCACCAAATGGAAGGAGTTTTGCAGTTAACCGCCGATTTTATTATTGATGCCACAGGTTTAGATGCGAAGGTGCAAACTAATCCAATTTATGCCGATTTGCTTGATTGCTATCAGATACCGATCAATGCTTTGGGTAGATTAAATGTGACTAATGACTTTGAGATTGCTGAGTTTCGTAATGATGATGGTAGAGTCTATGCATCGGGAGCCGCAACGTTAGGGAATTCCTATGCCGCAGTCGATAGCTTTTTAGGTTTACAATTTGCGGCGTTGCGATCGGTTGATAGTTTAGTTTCGGCTCGCGCTCCCCAGTTGCATAATCTCAATGGCTGGCGATCGTTTGTGCAATGGGTGAAATGGGTTAAAAATCAATCACCTTAG
- a CDS encoding FHA domain-containing protein produces the protein MSELTLAWVEAGITKSYRIGLTMTRIGRDPARCDLVLTHPTVSGLHAVIYFDPQKQSFWMRNMRESNPPVVDGQRLLSGEVELKTNSAIALGQQILQVTNIEIDLPSQALISQNPDHVYGLQCPNLKCAKISPYERIALVCPWCGTSLAGAASSILPSQSVL, from the coding sequence ATGTCAGAACTAACTTTGGCTTGGGTAGAAGCAGGGATTACCAAAAGTTATAGGATTGGTCTGACAATGACTCGAATTGGGCGCGATCCTGCTCGGTGCGATTTAGTTTTGACGCATCCCACAGTTTCAGGGTTACATGCGGTAATTTATTTCGATCCACAAAAGCAGAGCTTTTGGATGAGAAATATGCGCGAGTCTAATCCTCCTGTAGTTGATGGGCAAAGGTTATTGAGTGGGGAAGTTGAATTAAAAACTAATAGTGCGATCGCTTTAGGTCAACAAATATTACAAGTCACAAATATTGAAATTGATCTACCAAGTCAAGCACTTATTTCGCAAAATCCCGATCATGTATATGGATTGCAATGCCCCAATTTAAAATGTGCCAAAATTTCTCCCTATGAGCGAATTGCCTTAGTATGTCCTTGGTGTGGTACTTCGCTAGCGGGAGCAGCTAGCAGTATTTTACCGTCACAATCTGTTTTATAA
- a CDS encoding DUF3177 family protein produces MDATLIRQLVWLDYRLALLFLVFIPFGLLVWALRSDSEAIKRSLLLYWRVASLVLITIYLAIGSLGISYISGILAAILIVLALWFWQDLNEDIEASRKSLTPIYLGWRWATTVYCSLSAVFRLMFANCAFMNVEQLSDICKIWFEPPLSFSTTFHNGVPVENLAFAGAVGGIVYILYLFVFLAFSLPKTGRIAFRD; encoded by the coding sequence ATGGATGCAACCCTTATTCGTCAACTTGTATGGCTAGACTATCGATTAGCTCTGCTGTTTCTTGTTTTTATCCCCTTCGGTTTATTAGTCTGGGCTTTACGAAGTGATAGTGAAGCTATCAAGCGATCGCTACTTTTATACTGGCGTGTTGCGAGTTTGGTACTAATTACGATTTACTTAGCGATCGGTAGTTTAGGCATATCTTATATATCAGGAATTTTGGCTGCGATTTTAATCGTTCTCGCGCTTTGGTTTTGGCAAGATCTCAATGAGGATATTGAAGCTTCACGCAAAAGTCTTACCCCTATTTATTTGGGATGGCGCTGGGCGACAACGGTTTACTGCTCTCTAAGTGCCGTATTTCGGCTAATGTTCGCTAATTGTGCATTTATGAATGTTGAGCAATTAAGCGATATTTGCAAAATTTGGTTTGAGCCACCGCTAAGCTTTAGCACCACATTTCATAATGGTGTACCTGTTGAAAACTTGGCATTTGCGGGTGCGGTTGGGGGAATTGTTTATATCTTGTATTTATTTGTATTTCTTGCTTTTAGCCTACCGAAAACAGGTCGAATTGCGTTTCGTGACTAA
- a CDS encoding NAD(+) kinase, translating into MKISKAIIAYKAGSQIGKVWAERCSCELENLGVKVLIGPTGATDNPYPVFLESMHQDIDLAIVLGGDGATLGAARYLAKLEVPILAINVGGHLGFLTHSIEECENTVEIWERLLSDRFAIERRMMLEAKVVTVDEGLGTRLGQPCGPFLCLNEMCVKPASPDRMVTAALELEIDGEVVDQYHGDGLIVATPTGSTSYTVAANGPIVHSGMHAIAITPICPLSLSSRAIVIPPKLTVSIWPLSTDDFSLKLWTDGVIATSIFPGQRVDIQMSECQAQFIVLREEYSYYQALRQKLLWAGARVRYPNQYRN; encoded by the coding sequence GTGAAGATTAGTAAAGCAATCATTGCCTATAAGGCGGGTAGCCAAATTGGCAAAGTGTGGGCTGAGCGATGTAGCTGTGAGTTAGAAAATCTTGGGGTCAAAGTATTAATTGGTCCAACAGGCGCAACTGATAATCCCTATCCTGTATTCCTCGAATCAATGCACCAAGATATTGATCTTGCGATTGTCTTAGGTGGAGATGGTGCAACTTTAGGTGCAGCTAGATATTTAGCAAAACTTGAGGTTCCGATTTTAGCGATTAATGTTGGGGGGCATTTGGGATTTCTCACGCATTCGATTGAGGAATGTGAAAATACTGTCGAAATCTGGGAACGGCTTTTGTCCGATCGCTTTGCGATCGAGCGACGAATGATGTTAGAGGCAAAAGTGGTAACTGTGGATGAGGGCTTAGGCACTCGCTTAGGTCAGCCCTGTGGTCCCTTTTTATGTCTCAATGAGATGTGTGTGAAGCCAGCTTCGCCCGATCGCATGGTCACGGCGGCTCTAGAACTAGAAATTGATGGTGAGGTGGTCGATCAATATCATGGTGATGGGTTAATTGTGGCGACTCCCACTGGCTCAACTTCTTATACTGTGGCGGCGAATGGACCGATTGTGCATTCAGGAATGCACGCGATCGCGATTACACCGATTTGTCCTTTGAGCTTATCGAGTCGAGCGATCGTGATTCCGCCCAAATTAACTGTAAGCATTTGGCCTCTGTCTACGGATGACTTTAGTTTAAAACTATGGACGGATGGCGTAATTGCTACGTCAATTTTTCCTGGGCAGAGAGTAGATATCCAGATGTCAGAGTGTCAAGCGCAGTTTATTGTCCTTCGAGAAGAATATTCCTACTATCAAGCTTTGCGGCAAAAGTTGCTGTGGGCAGGTGCAAGGGTGCGTTATCCCAATCAGTACAGAAACTAA